The Prevotella melaninogenica nucleotide sequence CGTACTCCATTGTTCATCAAGAGGATACGACTACTGTGCATACCTTGAATAACAGGCTTGGCAATCGTGTTTCCAGTACTGATAGAACTAACGCCGGGGATGGTTTCAAGGAGTTTTGCCAATGATGTAGCACCACCTTTTTCCAATGCTTCCTGACTGATAGCAGACGACTGCTGTAAGACGGTCGTGTGTCGTTTCTGTGCCGTGACAGTGACATTATCTAATTGCTTAGAATCGTCCTTCAACTGTAAGGTTATCATGTGGCTGTCGGGAACGCTAACAACACGTGTCACCGTCTTATAACCTACGTAAGTAACCGTTAGTTTCATGCGGTCGGCAGCACGCTTGAGTTTAATCGTACACCTACCGTCGATGTCTGTCACCGAGGGGTTTGAAACGCCTTCGCAACGTACGACAGCACCGATGAGCGGCTCTTGTGACAGTTCGGAAACAACCCGAACGGTTACAGATGTTTTGACATCTTTATCCTCATCCTCCACGGTCTCCTGCCCATGTACAGCCGTTGCATGGACGTAGGTGGGTGGGAATAAGAACAAAGAACTTAAGAGAGTGGCGGACAGGTAGTATCTGACACGCCTTTCATAGTTCATTTTTAATTTGTTCATATATACTCAGATTACAAATGGTTTTTAATTAATAGACACAATTCCCCCCAACCTTCACAGCGGAGGAAACGAATCTATAAGGGTTTACTCAGGCTTCAGATCAAGTTGCAGGTGTCTGCAAATGAAGTCAGCCTTGTATTTTCATTTGTTACGATTTACGACTGCAAAAGTAGAAAAAATATATACATCGCACAATACTTACTTTTAGTGAAATTGCATAATCCCCATTTCTTGGTAGGTGAAACACATTCTCCTCTTTCGTCCTAACAATCCATTTTGTAAGAATAAACTCACGCCTCGCTTTTTATAGATGCTCTTTACCCCTCGAATTAACGCCCTTTCGGCTTGCAAAAGGTGCCCTTTAAGCCCCTTACTAACGCCCTTTTGAAGTCCAATTAAGCACCTTTTGGAAACCACCTTCGCAACTACCTGAAAACAAAAGACTTATAGAGGTACTGAAATCACTCGTTCTTAACCATTTTCCCTACCATTTCCTTAACCATAATGTAAAATAAATTCAAACACTAACTACGAATTTCTCTAATCCCGCGAATCATTTTCTTTCTTTGAACTTTTTATCCTTTGAACTTTGAGTTTTGAGCATTAAACTTTTTGATTTGTGCTTTAATCCTTGATTTTTCCAGTTGAACATTTTTCCAACAATAGTAATCATAATTATGAATTATGAATTCTGAATTATGAAATTATTAAAAAAAGTTTTGTATATTTGCCTTTGATTTATAAAGGAGTAGTAGCTAAGTCTACATAAAATAGATGAAAAGAACAAAGACATACAGCATAATTACAGGGTGGGTAGGTTGTCTACTCCTTCTGATGCTTGCTGCATGTAATGTTCCACACGTACAAGAAGTTGACGAATTAAACGACAAGGCATATGCCTTACACTATCGTAATCTCGACTCCGTGAGAATCTATGCGGATAAAGCCTACAGCCTGGCAGGAAGCTATGACGCAGGAAAGGCGGAGGCATTAAACAATCTTGCTTTTGTTGACTTGATGAAGATGCGCTTTACAGATGCCTATGCTAAACTCGATTCTGTCCTCAAAATCACTGATAACCAAGTAGAACTCTTGGTGGCAGACATCCAGTTTATGCGTCTTTGTCAGCGTGAGTCACTCAATAAGGAGTTCTATGACTACTATGAAAAAGCACAGAAACGAATTCATCGTATCGAAGAAGACGAGGAACTACTCTCTCCTCGTCAACGTCGTCGCATGGTTTATGCGCGCTCAGAGTTTGCCATTGTCACTTCGACATACTATTATTATGTAGGTTTGGAGCAACCTTCTATCAAGGCAATCAGCCAGATTAATCCCGATGGAGAGATACAAACCGACATGGCTCAGCTCTTGGCTTATTACTATAACATCGGTTCGGGTGGTATTATCAATACCAATTCGCAGAAAGCCATAGAGCAGAAAGAGTTTGAGTATCTCATACGCTGTTATATGCTTGCACGCCAGCACAACTTCCCTTATTGGGAGGCAAACTCCTTGCAGGCGATCAGTGAGCTGATTCTGAACGATAAGAGTCGAGCAACACTGATGCATGATAACCTACCGTCGTTCCAATATATCAACCTTGATAATATGCCTGAGAGACTTCTTGCGGGCAATTTAGCACAGCGATCACTGCATATCTTCCAACGTTATGGAGATGTTTATCAGACGGCAGGTTGCTATCGTACCTTGGCTTCATGCTATTGGCAGATAAAGGATTACCGCTCGGCTATCATCTGTCTGAACAAGGCTTTGCACGATAATCCAGCTATCAATCAGGCACCCGACCTTGTTGCGTCTATCCGAGAGCAGTTGAGTGTTACGTATTCGGCTATAAATAATAAGCAACAGAGTGATTATAACCGTAACATCTACCTTGATCTTCAGGACGAAACTCGACAAGACAGATACCTTACATCACGTGCTGAACAATTAGAGCGTACCTCAAAACAGCTGAATCTTATTATCATTGCTGTGGCACTCTCTATCTTCTTTGTGCTTGCTTCGCTTGTCCTCTTCCATTATCTTCGTCGAAGAAAAGATACACAGGGTTCGTTAGACGATCTCCTCCTTCCGCTTGAACAGTGGCGTCATAACAATGAAAAGCACATGGCTGAACTGGCGGATAAGTATGAAGAGGTGTCTGAACAACTTGTTATCAATAAGTTACATCTTACGGATAATAAGCGTAAACACCTTGAACAACGGGCTAAGATTTCGCTTGTCAATGGTGTTATCCCACTCATCGACCGTATGTTACATGAGATTGAGAAGCTCAAGAAGGGTGGCGAAAGTGATGCTGTGCAGGCAGAACGTTACACCTATATCCGTGAGTTGACCGATAAGATTAACGAGCTAAACGCTGTTCTCACAGAGTGGATTCAGCTTAGACAAGGTAAACTGTCGCTGCATATTGAGAGTTTCCCTATACAACAGGTGTTCGATATCGTGAAGAAAGGACGTATGGGTTTCCATATGAAGGGTATCGACCTACGTGTAGAAGACACGAAAGCTGTCGTCAAAGCCGACCGCGTTCTGACGCTTTTCATGGTGAATACATTGGCTGATAATGCCCGTAAGTTTACCGATAAGGGAGGTAAGGTGACCATTTCATCTATTGAAGAGCCGGACTATGTTGAGATATCTGTTGCCGATACGGGCTGTGGACTCACTGAGGAACAGCAACAACACATCTTCGATCACAAGCCAATTCATGATCAGAAAGACAGTGCTTCACATGGTTTTGGATTGATGAATTGTAATGGTATCATCAATAAATACAAGAAGATTAGTCAAATATTCTCTGTTTGTGAGATGGGTGTAGAGAGCGAGAAGGACAAGGGAAGTCGTTTCTTCTTCCGCTTGCCAAAGGGTATCAGCCGTGTCTTGTTGGCATTTGTCCTCGCTACAGCCTCCCTCCTGACAGCTCAGGCACGTCCTACAAGAGCCAGCGATAAGGCTACTGCCCTTGCAAAGAAGGACTATAACACCCTTGCAGGCATCTATGCAGACTCGGCTTACTTCTCAAATATCAATGGTTCCTATAGTAAGACATTGGCTTATGCAGACACATGTCGTTACTATCTGAATCTCCATTATCTCCAACTTCGCCCTAAAGGAAAGGAGTTGATGAAGCGACTTGGAAGCCTTTCTATCGTTCCTGCAGAGATTAAGTGGTATCATGATAGCCTGCCAATGAACTATGGTATCATTCTCGACATACGTAACGAGAGTGCTGTGGCAGCATTGGCACTGCACGAATGGGAGGTTTATAAATACAATAACTCTGTTTATACCCACCTCTTTAAGGAGCGTTATGCCGACAACTCATTGGGCGAATACTGTCGAATGATGATGAAGTCGGAGACGAATAAGAATGTGGCTGTTGCCCTTCTTGTGCTTTTCCTGCTTTCAATTTTCCCTGTTTATTACGTGATGTATTATCGTCATCGTCTCTCTTATCAGTTCTGTTTGGAGCGTGTGAAGCAGATAAACACGATTCTTCTTAGTGATGTAAGCGAAGAAAACAAACTCAGAGAGGTTGAGAAAGGTGTTAGCGACAGATTCCCAGAACGATTACTTGCTATCGTCAACCAGATTAAGGAGGCACTAATTGCCTCTGTTGAGGAGAATCAAAAGAGCCAATCAGACATAGAAATGCTCGAAGATGAGGTGCGTTGTGTGGAATATGAGAACGAGCGTTTGCACATTAGTAACAGCATTCTTGATAACTGTCTATCAACACTCAAGCATGAAACGATGTACTATCCTTCACGTATTCGCCAGCTTGTAGACGAACCTGATGGTCAACTTGAGGCGATTGACGAGTTGGCAATCTACTATAAAGAACTCTATCAGATTCTTAGTCAGCAGGCAATGAGCCAAGTAGAATCCGTGAAACTCGTGTCGCGCCCAGTGGATATCACGACATTGGTGAGTCCATCGAAGCTGACAACAACCTTCGAGTCACCACTCATCAGTGGCGACCCTGTCTTCCTTTCTTATTTATTTGATATACTATATCTTATCAATAACAACCAACCACTGACGGTCACAGCCGAAGAACATCAGCCTGGTTACCTCACCCTACATGTCATCATGTCGACACTGACACTCTCAGATGACGTTTGTCGCGACCTCTTCCAGCCTTCTGCCGACCGTTTGATGTTCTTTATCTGCCGACAGATAGCCCGCGACAATGGTGAATCAACCAATAAACGTGGCTGCGGTATCTCAGCGAATGCGATACCAAATGGCGTGAGAATAGATGTGGTTTTGGCAAAAGCAAATTAGGAAACATAACAAAACAAAATATAACTATGGAGAATTTTAGAGTCATCATCGTTGAAGACGTACCCTTAGAGTTAAAAGGAACGGAGGGTATCTTCCGAAACGAAATCCCTGAAGCCGAGATTATTGGAACAGCAGAAAGTGAAGTTGCCTACTGGAAACTCATTAAGCAAAACCTGCCCGACCTCGTGCTTCTCGACCTTGGATTGGGTGGTTCAACAACGGTGGGAGTAGAAATCTGCCGCCAAACAAAACAGACTTATCCACATGTAAAGGTGCTTATCTTTACGGGTGAGATACTGAATGAAAAACTATGGGTCGACGTCCTCGATGCTGGTGCTGATGGTATCTGCTTGAAGAGTGGCGAACTATTGACACGTGGCGACGTGGCAAGTGTCATGTCGGGCAAGCGAATGGTATTCAATCAGCCTATCCTCGAAAAGATTGTAGGCAGATTCAAGATGAGCGTGAGCAGTCAGCTGATGCACCAAGAAGCAATGGTTAGCTACGAGATTGACGAGTATGATGAGCGCTTCCTACGCCACCTTGCACTCGGTTATACCAAGGAACAGATTACCAACCTACGTGGTATGCCATTCGGTGTAAAGAGCTTAGAGAAGCGACAGAACGAACTTGTACAGAAGCTCTTCCCTGATGGTAACAATGGAATGAGCGTCAACGCGACGCGTCTTGTTGTACGTGCATTAGAACTACGTATTATCGACATCGACAACCTCCACGCTGATGAGGAATAAGTTAGGTTATATAGTCTTAGTGCTTCTCATAGCCCAGTTAGCACTGATACTGCTCTCATGGCTTCTTACGGCAGCTTTTCCCGAGCTCCCGATGCGGTCTATGTTGAGCAGTGAGGGCATCCGTTGGTTCTTTGGCTCATTTGTCAGCAACCAACTTTCACCATTGCTTATCTACTTTATTATGGCAGTGATGGCAGCAGGTGCGTGCGTTCGCAGTCGCCTTTATACTGCATTACGAGCGATGCTATCAAACATGAGAAGCGGCCTAACAAACTCCACAAACAATCGTTACAAGTTCCATTATCGAGAAACGGTTGGACTACGCATAGCATTGGTTGAATTCATCGTCTATGTAGTTGTCATGATTCTTCTCACGGCTGTCCCCCACGCAATTCTCCTGAGCGTGACAGGACAGCTATTCCCCAGTTCCTTCTCCTCCAGTTTTATCCCCTCATTATCACTGATTATCATCATCATGTCACTAACCTATGGTGTGGCAAGTGGTACGATAGACAGTGTTGCAAAGATGCACAAGATTCTTGTAGGCGGTTTAGAGGTCGGCTCCAAGTTCATCCCCACCTACGTCATCGGCATTCAACTCTATATGTCAGTCATATATGTGTTTATCCTATAGTCTCAACATATATTAATATAGGTTTGTAAACAGCTTCTAACCCATACTTAGCGTTCCCTGCACCAACGGTACCTCTATGGTCAACATATTTTTAAATATAAACTCCCTTAGCTCCGTGACTCTGTGTGAGAATTAAATTAAGTAACAAGGGGTTAGAAAAATATTTACAAAACGAGCAAAGAGGAGGCTGGGAATTGAGCTAAAAACAAGTAAATCTGTTACCTCCGTAAGTATTTTGTTATCAAGTAGTTGCAAAGGTGGTTCTCAAAAGGTGCTTAATAGGACTTCAAAAGGGCGTTAGTTAGGGGCTTAAAGGGCACCTTTTGCAAGCCAATTAGCCGTCTTTTAGAAGTCAAAAGAGCATGTATTGGTTTTGAGATACATAAAAATAGTTTCTGTGTTTTGATAAAAGTACTAACAAACCTTAAACACTTTCAAAGTATGCCTCATAGTCATCAGAGAGTGTATAGATGCTGTCCCTCTGCCCCATAATCTCTCGCAATTTCATCATCATCAACCATGCGGGAGAGTAATATTCGAGTTCAAGCTGATGCTGGATCTCCTTAGCCGACAGTACCTGCTTGATGGATGTCATCATGTGCGCAGTAGAGAACCAATCATACAGCGGTAGTTTGCTATGTTCCATAACGGTACCCTTTGTCAACGAGATTCTGTTGCCACAGTTCTCACATTGAAAGGATTTCCTTCCAGGCAGCCATTTATACTTTGTAGCTCCACACTTAGGACACACAACACCTATTTCCTCTCGAACAGCTCTAAGGTAGTTCTCGCAGCTATCCTCATCAGGGAACATCTGGAAGAAGTCTTTCAATAACATAGGTCTCATATTTGTGACAAATATAATTGATTTTCAGATTTTTACAATGGAGCTATATTGAAATTAACATACCTTAGTACTTTTATCAAAACACAGAAAAAATAGTTTACAAATTCCTATAATTTGGAGATAAGTTGTTGGTGAAATACGAATAGATATAGTATTATTTGCATTTATCTTTTAGTTTATTTTCCTTTGTATAACTATTTAGTTGGGGATATCAATACCACACAAGTATGTAAGTCTTTATTCTATTTCCAGTCTATGCATTTAACGGAAGAACCAAAGATAAGTAGTCAAAACAGCTGATGATATGGATGATTTACTGACAAGATATAATAAACTTCTTAGGCAATATGAGGTTTTGCACAAAGAGAATGAGGTTCTGAGATCACTTCTAAAAATCCATGGTGTTGAATATGAAACAAGGATGAAAGAAGATATGAATAAACCTATATATTCTTTGGTTTCAGTTCCAACTATTACTCTTTCGATAGATGAGCGCATAAGACTTTTCCAATCTTTATTTAAAGGGAGGGAAGATGTCTTTGCACGGAGATGGTTTAGTAAGACAACTGGTAAATCTGGATATCAACCTGTTTGTATTAATGAGTGGAAACAAGGAATCTGTGATAAGAAGAAGTATAGGTGTGTAATATGTCCAAATAGAAACTTTGCACCACTAACAACTCAAGATATGTATCGCCATTTAGAAGGAAAAGATGAGTATTGCTGTGATGTTGTGGGACTCTATGCTATCATGCAAGATAATAACTGTGCTTTCCTTTGTGCCGATTTTGATGACAAGAACTGTAAGTATGGTTATAAAGAAGATGTACTTGCCTATGTGGGTGTGTGCAGAGAATGGCTGATTCCCTATGCCATAGAGCGCTCGAGATCGGGGAATGGTGCCCACGTGTGGATTTTCTTTGAAGCGCCTCTACCAGCATCTAAGGCGAGGAGATTAGGAAATACTATACTAACGGAAGCTATGACGCGTAATGGACAGATGTCGTTCAACTCCTATGATCGATTCTTTCCCAATCAAGATTATTTGCCAGAAGGAGGCTTTGGCAACCTCGTTGCACTCCCACTACAAGGTCAGGCACGCAGGAAACAGAACAGTGTTTTTGTTGATAATGATTTCCTTGTATATAAGGATCAATGGGCATTTCTATATAATCTTAAGAAAATACAAGAATCTACTATCGACCAACTACTACGCCTGCATTATCAAGAAGAACTTGGAAAACTGTCTATGTCGAGCGAAAGCAAGCCATGGGTTACCCCTTTGCCGCAAAATATTACGCAAGAAGACTTCCATGCTAAGGTTGAGATAATCAAAGCAGACAAACTATACATCCCATTGAAGGCTGTTTCTGCAAAGGTACTAAACCATCTGAAAAGAATTGCAGCCTTCAAGAATCCTGAATTTTACAGTAAGCAAGCACTCCGTCTTTCTACATATGCCATTCCACGCATAATCTCATGTTTTGATATTACTAACGAATACCTTGCTATGCCACGTGGTTGTGAGGATGCTACTCGATCTTTCCTTAACGACAATGCTGTAACATACACTATTACTGATAAAACAAATCATGGCAATAAGATTTCTGTTTCTTTTCAAGGGGAAGAAAGAGAGGAACAGTTGGAAGCCATCAATGCCCTATTACCATATACGAATGGCATCCTACATGCCACTACCGCTTTTGGGAAAACCGTTACAGCAGCAGCTATTATCGCTCGTAAAAAAGTAAATACACTCATCCTTGTTCATTCGAATGCATTACTTAAACAATGGCATGACCGCTTAACAGAGTTTCTTAATATCGACTACCCAAAACATGAAGAAAAGAATAAACGTGGTAGACGTAAGGTGTTTTCTCCTATAGGTTGCTTTGATTCATCAGGGAATACGCTTCACGGTATTATTGATATAGCTCTTATACAGTCATGTTTGGATGAAGATGGTGTAAAACCATTTGTACAGGACTACGGAATGGTAATTGTTGACGAATGTCATCATGTGTCTTCTATAACCTTTGAACAAGTATTGATGTCTATAAAAGCTCACACCATATATGGGTTAACAGCTACCCCCATTCGTAAAGACGGTCATCAGCCAATCATCTTCATGCAATGTGGTCCAATACGATTTTCTACTGATGTTAAAAGTCAGATAGCTAAGCAATCCTTCGATAGGTTCCTTATTCCAAGATTTACATCATATAACTTTATTTTAGAGGACAGGCTATCAATTGCAACCTTATATAAATATCTATCCGAAGATGAGATACGCAACAATCTCATTGTAGAAGATATTTGCAAAGCAGTTAATACAGGAAGAACACCGATCATTCTGACTAATAGAACTGCCCATGTGTCTGTATTAGCAGAGAAGTTGAATGCTACCATCAAAAATGTTATCTCATTGACAGGGGCAGGTACGACAAGAGAAAAGCGAGAGGCAATGCAACGGCTACAAAATATTCCTGACAGCGAACAATTAGTTATTGTCGCAACGGGAAAGTATGTTGGCGAAGGCTTTGATTATCCGCGTCTTGACACCCTATTCCTTGCACTTCCAATCTCATGGAAAGGTCTTTTAACTCAGTATGCAGGTCGGCTTCATCGGGAATATGAGGGAAAGAAAGATGTACGTATCTATGACTATATCGATATCCATGAACCAATTTGCGATAGTATGTATAGAAAACGACTCAAAGGCTATGCTGCAATAGGATACAAAACAATCAATACAGCCCAACCAACATTGTTTGATAACATAAACGACATACCGTCCTCCGTACCTGAAAATCAGATATTTAATGGTTCAACTTTCTACCGCCCCTACACTTCAGATTTGATAAAAGCAAAGCGTTCCATTGTGATATCTTCACCAAAACTGTATAGAACGGAGCAAAATCCCTTAGTCACTTTGTTGAAAGAACTTGCTCACCAGGGAATTGAAATTCTTATTACAACAGTTGCAGAGAACGAACAAACAGCATTCATCCAATCAAAGGGGCTATCTGTAAAAGTGAAACCAAAGCTATCATTATATACTACCATCATTGATAAAGAAGTTGTTTGGTATGGTTCAATAAACACGCTTGGTTATGCTTCAAAGGATGATAACATGATAAAGGTGACTGATATTCACCTTGCTAATGAATTGATAGAGATGATACTCAAACATAGTTAAGTAACATGATATATGCCAATTTAGGATAAGTTTAGTATAAATAAATATCTGTATCTTTTATCCTTTTCAAAGCCAAATCAAACTACGAATGTAATTATTTTTCACATCTTCATTTTTAAAAGATACTCTTTAGCATTCGAATTAACGCCCTTTTGGCTTGCAAAAGATGCCCTTTAAGCCTCTTACTAACGCCCTTTTGAAGTCTAACTAAGCACCTTTTGAAAAATGATTTTGTAACTTCTTCATAACAAACGAGTTACAAAGGTGATAAGAAAAGCGTTTTTTCGACTGTTTTTGGTGAATAAAGCACCGGTTAATGTAAAGATAATTCAGAGCGATGGGTTGTTTATAGGATATGAATTTGGGTCTTCAGTAATTTGAAGTGATAAGGTTTGCCACTTGTGTTTAGAGTTTGAAACAATGTCACACGGAGGCACGGAGAGGACGGAGGATTATTTAATCTAAATCGGTCATTAGACCACAATATGTATAATTCTTCTTACTCTGGTATTGTTTCCTAACATCTTTTATTTTCTTATCGGCATCTTGTCCGTCTTTGTAACTCGACGTAGCTCGCTACGCCTGCATTACAAAGCCAAACAATCTGTTCGATAATAAAACAAAATATGTTTAGGTTCTAATGACCGATTAGGGTTAAACCAAGATGATTAAAGCGATTAGCATTAGCAAAGAGAGAGGTCTTTTATCTCACGCAGAGAGTCTAAACACATCATTACGGCATAAAGCATGACGACAAGATGATGCCATGCATCAAACTTCTTTATATAGTGTTCACCTCCCAGAGCTTGGCTCAGAGAGAGAATTTTATCACGATTAGAATAGTTTAACAGTTGAACATATAGCGATTGTCCGATAAAATGTGTACTTTTGTTCATCTTATTTCATTGTTTTATTATGACAGCTACAAAGGAAATAAGAAGGGCTGACTGTGCAAAACAATCAGCCCGTTTTTTTATTATTCTGAATTAAAAAGATATGAACGCACAAAAAGTTTTATCGGACACCAATATTAATTTACATTTTGACACACCCTCTTTCTTTTTCCAACAACCACACTTTTCGGGCTGTTCCTCCTGCATATCCTCCTAATTCTCCATTGCTTGCCACAACTCTATGGCAGGGAATGATGACCATTAATGGATTATGGTGATTGGCATTACCTACAGCACGGGCGGCTTTGTTTCTGCCGATACGTCTTGCTAATTCTGCGTAAGAAAGCGTTTCTCCGTATGGGATTTGCTGCAAACCTTCCCATGCGAGTAGCTGAAAGGGAGTGCCGTTTAATCGTATGGGGAGGTTAAAAGTCTTACGCTTCTGAGTGAAATATTCCGTTAGCTGTCGGCAAGCCTCAGTTAGTAACACGCTGTTTTGTTCCTTGTCTTCCGTCCACTTCGCTATCATTCGTTCGTCAATCGTATCTTCCCATTGGCAATAAACGATAGCGTCTTCTTCCTCGGCAAGTAATAAGTTGCCGAGGGGTGAGGGGTAACGACAGAAGTACATGGATTATTCCTCTACAACCTCAGCGTCTTCGATATTATCTGTAACCAACTTGTCGCCTGTCACAATCTTGGCATCTTCAGCCTTCTCGTAAGATTTACGGACAAGATACATACGGATAATCAAGATGAATTCTAAGACTCCATAGTACATAAATGCCCATCCGAGAACTAACAATGGAAGCTGCGCAGTCTCTATTGGTTTACTAATCAAAAGAATAGCTACTGCCAAGATGACTGTTGGGAAGAGCCACATATAGACTGGAACACGAGCGTATTGACGTGAACGAGCGAGGTTCATAAACTGATTGACAGCACCGAGAATCAGTAATGCTGCAAGGATATAAACCACCCATGTGATAAACGTGTTGGGCATAACGGCAAGGATGATACCCAAGGCAATACTGCCAACACCCGCAATAGGGAAGGAAGGCGACTTGAGGTTCTCTTCTTCTTGTTGTCCTTCTTGCTGTTCTGCCTTCGCTGTTTTCTTTGCTACTTTCTCCTTTTCAAAATAGTAAGCGATGCAGGAAACCAATCCAGAGAGTAGGAAGAGTATACCCACGGTGATGGTCATCCACGTCATAGTTTCCTCACGATATCTTACGAGGAGGAAACCTGTCACTAATACGATAATAGCCCTTATGGCTGATATTTGAAGTACTTTCATAGATGCAAAAATACAAAATAATCTCTATTCCAACGTTTTACTCCCTGATTTTTTATTATTTTTGCAATAAGAAATGATGAAGTTATGACATTATTATATCTTGTAAGGCATGGTGAAACGGTGGATAACGCCAATCATATTATGCAAGGACAAACACCGGGAGAACTGAATGAGCAGGGTATCAAGCAGGCTGAAGATCTTGCAGAACGTTTGAAAGATGAGCCTATCGATGCGTTTGTCTCAAGTGATTTACAGCGTAGTATTCATACCTGTGAACTTATAGCTCGACCTCATGGGAAGGCTGTTACGACGACTCCCTTGCTTCGTGAACGTGATTGGGGTTCGTTTACTGGGAAGTATATTCCTAATTTGGCAAATCTAAATGACCCTTCTTTATGGCCTGATGACATCGAAAGCTTAGAAGCTTTGAAGGCTCGCGCTAAGGAATTCCTCACATGGTTGAAGGAAGAATATCCTGATAAGAAGGTGCTTGCCGTAGGACATGGTATCATCAATAAAGCCATTCAAAGCGTTTATTTT carries:
- a CDS encoding methylated-DNA--[protein]-cysteine S-methyltransferase gives rise to the protein MYFCRYPSPLGNLLLAEEEDAIVYCQWEDTIDERMIAKWTEDKEQNSVLLTEACRQLTEYFTQKRKTFNLPIRLNGTPFQLLAWEGLQQIPYGETLSYAELARRIGRNKAARAVGNANHHNPLMVIIPCHRVVASNGELGGYAGGTARKVWLLEKERGCVKM
- a CDS encoding DUF308 domain-containing protein; the protein is MKVLQISAIRAIIVLVTGFLLVRYREETMTWMTITVGILFLLSGLVSCIAYYFEKEKVAKKTAKAEQQEGQQEEENLKSPSFPIAGVGSIALGIILAVMPNTFITWVVYILAALLILGAVNQFMNLARSRQYARVPVYMWLFPTVILAVAILLISKPIETAQLPLLVLGWAFMYYGVLEFILIIRMYLVRKSYEKAEDAKIVTGDKLVTDNIEDAEVVEE
- a CDS encoding histidine phosphatase family protein, which encodes MTLLYLVRHGETVDNANHIMQGQTPGELNEQGIKQAEDLAERLKDEPIDAFVSSDLQRSIHTCELIARPHGKAVTTTPLLRERDWGSFTGKYIPNLANLNDPSLWPDDIESLEALKARAKEFLTWLKEEYPDKKVLAVGHGIINKAIQSVYFDKPMNELKPMGNAEVRVLEL